From a region of the Candidatus Sulfotelmatobacter sp. genome:
- a CDS encoding Glu/Leu/Phe/Val dehydrogenase, which translates to MPAEGSNAQKDLNPLLNAERQFDEAAARLNLPEGIREMIKRPRRATIVSLPIQMDDGSLKIFTGYRVQHSIARGPAKGGIRYHPDVTLDEVEALAAWMTWKCAVVNIPFGGGKGGIICDPSRMSKGELERLTRRYAADLSDLFGPESDVPAPDVNTNEQIMAWIVDTYSMHERRTEYAVVTGKPLEVGGSAGRREATGRGVLFCVREACQHLKMPLSGARVAVQGFGNVGSVSADLMSREGAKIVAVSDVTGAIHNPAGLDVKGLINYVKDRRGVAGFPGSQPLNTSIIEFDCDILVPAALENQITPDNASRVRAKIVAEGANGPTTPDADKILETKGVFVIPDILCNSGGVTVSYFEWVQNRMGFYWPEAEVNQRLEHTMVQAFQDVLAKSLEHRVNMRVAAFMVAIERVVKVIMLRGVYA; encoded by the coding sequence ATGCCGGCTGAAGGCAGCAACGCCCAGAAGGACCTGAATCCGCTTCTCAACGCCGAACGCCAGTTCGACGAGGCCGCCGCCCGGCTCAACCTGCCCGAGGGCATTCGCGAGATGATCAAGCGCCCGCGACGGGCGACCATCGTCTCGCTGCCGATCCAGATGGACGACGGCAGCCTCAAGATCTTCACCGGCTATCGCGTTCAGCACTCGATCGCGCGGGGCCCCGCCAAGGGCGGCATCCGCTACCACCCGGACGTGACCCTCGACGAGGTCGAGGCGCTCGCGGCCTGGATGACCTGGAAGTGCGCGGTGGTCAACATCCCCTTCGGCGGCGGCAAGGGTGGAATCATCTGCGACCCCTCGCGCATGTCGAAGGGCGAACTCGAGCGGCTGACGCGGCGCTATGCCGCCGACCTCTCGGATCTCTTCGGCCCCGAGAGCGACGTTCCGGCGCCCGACGTCAATACCAACGAGCAGATCATGGCGTGGATCGTGGACACTTACTCGATGCACGAACGCCGCACCGAGTACGCCGTGGTCACGGGCAAGCCGCTCGAGGTGGGCGGCTCGGCCGGCCGCCGCGAGGCCACCGGGCGCGGCGTGCTGTTCTGCGTGCGCGAGGCCTGCCAGCATCTGAAGATGCCGCTCTCCGGCGCCCGCGTCGCGGTGCAGGGGTTCGGCAACGTCGGCTCGGTTTCGGCCGATCTGATGTCCAGGGAGGGCGCGAAGATCGTGGCGGTCTCGGACGTGACCGGCGCAATTCACAACCCGGCCGGCCTCGACGTCAAGGGGCTGATCAACTACGTCAAGGATCGGCGCGGTGTCGCCGGATTCCCCGGCTCGCAACCGCTGAATACTTCGATCATCGAGTTCGACTGCGACATTCTGGTGCCGGCGGCGCTCGAGAATCAGATCACGCCCGACAACGCCTCTCGCGTACGTGCCAAGATCGTGGCCGAGGGCGCCAACGGGCCGACCACTCCCGACGCCGACAAGATCCTCGAGACCAAGGGCGTGTTCGTGATTCCCGACATTCTCTGCAACTCGGGCGGGGTGACGGTCTCGTACTTCGAATGGGTGCAGAACCGGATGGGCTTCTACTGGCCCGAGGCCGAGGTGAATCAGCGCCTCGAGCACACCATGGTTCAGGCGTTCCAGGACGTGCTGGCCAAGAGCCTCGAGCACCGCGTCAACATGCGGGTGGCGGCCTTCATGGTGGCAATCGAGCGGGTGGTGAAGGTGATCATGCTGCGGGGCGTATACGCCTGA
- a CDS encoding GWxTD domain-containing protein: MMVGLACLSAVAPAARAELPTLRSEQAPFFSTDLSVSRDGEGRPALVVSITLPYSELQWVRAPRGYGAIVELTVALDPARRGRSFGGTWQRELLVPSYSASRSPTASLVERDTLQMPPGRYDLRVAVHDLNSDIRSSASDKVEIEDWSKIPVGFSDLELGLADSAGVFSVRPEREFGRDVATLAGRAVLFDRRPGSWPRRYSIVVRIRGESGDALVTDERTITLAASGDPVVLRPSRTDLFVGPYVFAVEMIEGKSHWRVERSFEVIESGPPRGSEWDRMLEPLSYIADPGEVDQLRKLAPAEREAGWSAFWKRRDPTPETPKNEALIEFVRRVRYSEEHFQGFGPGWRSDMGRAYIRYGPPDQIESRAATAQSPQLEIWYYNQPYRRLVFADREGFGRFVLVSGAVD; encoded by the coding sequence ATGATGGTGGGGCTCGCATGTCTGTCGGCGGTTGCCCCGGCCGCGCGGGCAGAACTGCCCACCCTGCGCTCCGAGCAAGCGCCCTTCTTCTCGACCGATCTCTCGGTCTCGCGCGATGGCGAGGGCCGGCCGGCGCTGGTGGTGAGCATCACGCTGCCCTACTCGGAGCTCCAGTGGGTCCGGGCGCCTCGAGGCTATGGGGCAATCGTCGAGCTGACCGTCGCGCTCGACCCCGCCAGGCGCGGCCGGAGCTTTGGCGGCACCTGGCAGCGCGAGCTGCTCGTGCCAAGCTATTCCGCCTCGCGGTCGCCGACCGCGTCTCTGGTCGAGCGGGACACGCTGCAGATGCCGCCAGGCCGCTACGATCTGCGGGTGGCGGTGCACGACCTCAACTCCGACATCCGCTCCAGCGCCAGCGACAAGGTCGAGATCGAGGACTGGTCCAAGATCCCCGTTGGCTTCTCGGATCTGGAGCTGGGGTTGGCCGACTCGGCCGGCGTCTTCTCGGTGCGGCCGGAGCGTGAGTTCGGGCGCGATGTGGCGACTCTGGCCGGCAGAGCGGTGCTGTTCGATCGGCGGCCGGGGAGCTGGCCGCGGCGCTACTCGATCGTCGTTCGGATCCGTGGCGAATCGGGCGACGCTTTGGTCACCGACGAGCGCACGATCACGCTGGCGGCCTCGGGGGACCCCGTGGTGCTCAGGCCGTCGAGGACCGACCTGTTCGTCGGCCCGTACGTGTTCGCGGTCGAGATGATCGAGGGCAAGTCACACTGGCGCGTGGAGCGCTCGTTCGAGGTGATCGAGAGCGGTCCGCCGCGGGGATCCGAGTGGGACCGCATGCTCGAGCCTCTGAGTTACATCGCCGACCCCGGCGAAGTGGATCAGCTCCGCAAGCTCGCGCCCGCCGAGCGTGAGGCGGGCTGGAGTGCGTTCTGGAAGCGCCGGGACCCGACGCCCGAGACTCCCAAGAACGAGGCCCTGATCGAATTCGTGCGGCGCGTGAGGTACTCCGAGGAGCACTTCCAGGGGTTTGGCCCGGGCTGGAGGTCGGACATGGGGCGGGCCTACATTCGATACGGCCCGCCGGATCAGATCGAGTCCCGCGCGGCGACCGCGCAGAGCCCTCAGCTCGAGATCTGGTACTACAACCAGCCCTATCGGCGCCTGGTCTTTGCCGATCGCGAAGGCTTCGGCCGCTTCGTGCTCGTCTCGGGCGCGGTCGATTGA
- a CDS encoding M6 family metalloprotease domain-containing protein — protein MPTREGVVPQEVARAFSAGLFDLPPPRPRTATSSSQTRWYVPVLMIGFQDVPLTHTPAEFEHALFDTTGSNPNGSVYDYYQWVSGGRLRVTGRVVAAVTMPQDKIYYTYNSYGLAKESTPQNLYGLARDALGQCSSTIDWSPFDQDHDGMVDILWVLSAGIGGENTPDRNNFWSITTSMSAGWHFGGVYVTSELIPGTAGQFYKIDRFSSVPELSALIPGHQAEIGVFCHEFGHALGLPDLYDTSGIPFGVGNYGPGNWSLMSTGGYGGSGLTPERPAHMGAWCASYLGWIQTFRPTQDGPQTLGPIEEGNPAMEMWFQGESHPEHFLVENRQQEGFDAALPSSGLLVTHLDDGTISSLLSANRVNSGLTPGLQIVEADGDYAMWIGQNRGQGSDLFPGTTGRSGIGDETIPNLRTFAGARTNLALGGIHAVGSNMQVQVQVNMPGWQPERSITSPTPILIDGARPGHWAVTDRERRVFAVRSELRNGLPQIVLYSRLAGVWQLPEVISATTVAALDPTIAVLPGGDLAVCWTDGRNGRLQIYYRARIRGQWTPEAAVATSSGDSHHSAIGADSKGMVELAYLNEQGSSLQVLFQRFSYLSPFGAAAPVTFPGEQPDPPALTVGPSGASYIVWSDRSTSPQRLYFARFTPDSGVSSRNPLTPTPAGPQLAVATVMDGAGNLHTLWQVGGSNTNELHYQRRRASSTPFPQDTTLDNSSGVLQGITAACDDSLDIHVAYEDWGGATSRIRYKRWTPAGGWEFGGAYISSSSLTSTQPIVLPNAPGDVTLLYVTSDGDLYTLEARSRLFGASATAQVPVSLSPLADGLEVGPNPVRAGFPLRFAGRATVADRLEVFDVEGRRVASLPVRSAGGRFEAQIDPAVTRSWRGGVYFAALRASRERIRFVVLR, from the coding sequence ATGCCGACCCGCGAGGGAGTGGTTCCGCAGGAGGTCGCGCGGGCATTTTCGGCCGGGCTGTTCGATCTTCCTCCACCACGCCCCCGCACCGCGACCAGCAGCTCCCAGACCCGCTGGTACGTGCCGGTATTGATGATCGGGTTCCAGGACGTTCCCCTCACCCACACGCCGGCCGAGTTCGAGCACGCCCTCTTCGACACCACCGGGTCGAATCCGAACGGTTCGGTCTACGACTACTACCAGTGGGTCTCGGGCGGTCGCCTGCGCGTCACCGGACGTGTGGTCGCCGCGGTGACCATGCCGCAGGACAAGATCTACTACACCTACAACTCCTACGGATTGGCGAAAGAGAGCACGCCACAGAACCTGTACGGCCTGGCGCGCGACGCACTGGGGCAGTGCAGCTCGACGATCGATTGGTCGCCGTTCGACCAGGATCACGACGGTATGGTGGACATCCTGTGGGTCCTCAGCGCCGGTATCGGGGGCGAGAACACGCCCGACCGGAACAACTTCTGGTCGATCACGACCAGCATGTCGGCGGGCTGGCACTTCGGCGGCGTCTACGTCACCTCCGAGTTGATCCCGGGGACCGCCGGCCAGTTCTACAAGATCGACCGGTTCTCGAGCGTGCCCGAGCTCTCCGCGTTGATTCCCGGGCATCAGGCCGAAATCGGCGTCTTCTGCCACGAGTTCGGCCATGCCCTCGGACTTCCGGATCTTTACGACACCAGCGGCATTCCGTTCGGGGTCGGCAACTATGGCCCCGGCAACTGGAGCCTGATGTCCACCGGTGGTTACGGCGGTTCGGGTCTCACGCCCGAGCGACCGGCTCACATGGGTGCCTGGTGCGCGAGCTATCTGGGTTGGATCCAGACCTTCCGTCCCACTCAGGACGGACCGCAGACCCTCGGTCCGATCGAGGAAGGAAACCCCGCCATGGAGATGTGGTTCCAGGGGGAGTCGCACCCTGAACATTTCCTGGTGGAAAATCGCCAGCAGGAGGGATTCGACGCGGCGCTTCCCTCGAGCGGACTCCTGGTCACCCACCTCGATGACGGGACGATTTCCTCGCTCCTCTCGGCCAACCGCGTGAACAGCGGGCTGACCCCCGGGCTCCAGATCGTCGAAGCCGACGGCGACTACGCCATGTGGATCGGACAGAACCGCGGCCAGGGCTCCGATCTCTTCCCGGGCACGACCGGCCGCAGTGGCATCGGCGACGAGACCATCCCCAATCTGCGCACCTTCGCCGGGGCCCGCACCAATCTCGCGCTGGGCGGTATTCACGCGGTCGGCTCCAACATGCAGGTGCAGGTACAGGTCAACATGCCGGGGTGGCAGCCGGAGAGGAGCATCACCTCGCCAACGCCGATCCTGATCGACGGCGCGCGACCCGGACACTGGGCAGTCACCGATCGCGAGCGGCGCGTGTTCGCGGTGCGGAGCGAGTTGCGGAATGGACTCCCGCAGATCGTGCTGTATTCGCGCCTGGCCGGAGTGTGGCAACTCCCCGAGGTGATCAGCGCCACCACCGTCGCCGCGCTCGATCCCACCATCGCGGTCCTGCCGGGCGGAGATCTCGCGGTGTGCTGGACCGACGGACGAAACGGGCGGCTTCAGATCTACTACCGAGCGCGAATCCGTGGCCAGTGGACACCCGAGGCGGCGGTGGCGACCTCGTCGGGAGACTCGCATCATTCCGCGATCGGCGCCGATTCGAAGGGGATGGTCGAGCTGGCCTATCTCAACGAGCAGGGCAGCTCGCTTCAGGTCCTGTTCCAACGCTTCTCCTACCTCTCTCCTTTCGGCGCCGCGGCGCCGGTGACCTTCCCGGGCGAGCAGCCCGATCCTCCCGCCTTGACGGTGGGACCGAGCGGTGCGTCCTACATCGTGTGGTCGGACCGCTCCACCAGCCCGCAGCGGCTGTACTTCGCCCGATTCACTCCGGATTCAGGCGTCAGCTCGCGCAACCCGCTGACGCCGACTCCGGCGGGACCGCAGCTCGCGGTGGCCACGGTGATGGACGGGGCGGGCAATCTCCACACCCTCTGGCAGGTCGGCGGTTCCAACACCAACGAACTTCACTATCAGCGCCGTCGCGCCTCGAGCACACCGTTCCCCCAGGACACCACGCTCGACAATTCCTCCGGCGTCCTGCAGGGCATCACGGCCGCCTGCGACGACAGTCTCGACATCCACGTTGCCTACGAGGACTGGGGCGGAGCGACATCGAGGATCCGCTACAAGCGCTGGACGCCGGCAGGCGGATGGGAGTTCGGCGGCGCTTACATTTCCTCGAGCTCGCTGACCTCGACTCAGCCCATCGTGCTGCCAAACGCGCCGGGAGACGTTACCCTGCTCTACGTGACCTCCGACGGCGACCTCTACACCCTCGAGGCCCGCAGCCGCCTGTTCGGCGCGAGCGCCACCGCTCAGGTGCCGGTCTCCCTCTCGCCGCTCGCGGACGGCCTCGAAGTGGGCCCCAACCCGGTTCGCGCTGGCTTCCCGTTGCGGTTCGCCGGGCGAGCCACCGTGGCCGACCGGCTCGAGGTGTTCGATGTGGAAGGCCGCCGGGTGGCGAGCCTCCCGGTTCGGTCGGCAGGCGGCCGCTTCGAGGCCCAGATCGACCCGGCGGTCACGCGAAGCTGGCGCGGGGGCGTTTACTTCGCCGCGCTGCGCGCGAGCCGCGAGAGGATCCGGTTCGTCGTGCTGCGATGA
- a CDS encoding C40 family peptidase, producing MRRAPAEAVVSLAALDLRRRPDHRAELGTQLLLGERLQVLPGPARSGWVRVRSLEDRYAGWVREWGLAVMSRAEAARWTRAATGRLRALFAEALAKPGSGGLVSPLLFGSRFRLGRRRGAWREIAMPDGRHGWLRSRLVRDVRERPPGFRSRIHGLLGVPYLWGGRTATGLDCSGFTQLVLREQGIELPRDARDQFRASRGLEPGEKPRAGDLVFFARPGQDPSHVGIYLRDGTFVHCRGDVHIGSILFGNSLSENELITQFVAFRRPAPGRSRGAGTVRRGGESA from the coding sequence TTGAGGCGGGCGCCGGCCGAGGCCGTGGTGTCGCTCGCGGCGCTGGATCTGCGCCGCAGGCCCGACCATCGAGCGGAGCTGGGCACCCAGTTGCTGCTGGGCGAGCGACTCCAGGTCCTTCCCGGGCCGGCCCGATCCGGCTGGGTAAGGGTCCGGAGCCTGGAAGATCGTTATGCGGGCTGGGTGCGCGAGTGGGGCCTGGCCGTGATGAGCCGGGCCGAGGCGGCACGCTGGACCCGCGCCGCGACCGGCCGGCTGCGCGCCCTCTTTGCCGAGGCCCTGGCGAAACCGGGATCGGGCGGTCTGGTGAGCCCGCTTCTGTTTGGGTCGCGATTCCGTCTCGGCCGGCGCCGTGGCGCCTGGCGCGAGATCGCGATGCCCGACGGGAGGCACGGCTGGCTCCGCAGCCGGCTGGTCCGTGACGTGCGCGAGCGGCCGCCGGGATTCAGATCCCGGATCCACGGCTTGCTGGGGGTGCCCTATCTATGGGGCGGGCGCACTGCCACCGGCCTCGATTGTTCTGGATTCACACAGCTCGTGCTCCGCGAGCAGGGGATCGAGCTTCCGCGCGACGCCAGGGATCAGTTCCGTGCCTCTCGGGGGCTCGAGCCAGGCGAAAAGCCACGGGCGGGTGATCTGGTCTTCTTCGCGCGGCCGGGCCAGGATCCATCGCACGTCGGAATTTACCTGCGGGACGGCACATTCGTTCACTGCCGGGGTGACGTTCATATCGGGTCGATCTTATTTGGTAACTCATTGAGCGAGAATGAGTTGATCACGCAATTCGTGGCCTTCCGGAGGCCTGCGCCCGGGCGGAGCCGGGGAGCCGGAACGGTTCGACGGGGGGGAGAATCGGCTTGA
- a CDS encoding rod shape-determining protein — protein sequence MFLDSLMGFFSTDVAMDLGTANTLVYVRGRGIVLNEPSVVAVDKATGRVLAVGAEAKLMLGRTPDEINAVRPLKDGVIADFELTEDLLREFVQRVQKHKFLVRPRIIICVPSGITEVEKRAVRDSAERAGARDVQLVPEPIAAAIGVGLPVDTPTGNMVVDIGGGTTEIAVIALNGIVTKTSIRVGGDEMDEAIVNYAKKAYNMMIGEQTAERIKIEIGSAFPLPEEMDMEIKGRDLVRGIPRTLRVSSVEIREALQEPVGAIVNALRECLERTPPELAADIVDRGIFMTGGGALLRGLDLLMREVTNLNIRVANDPLTCVVLGAGKILENMDSYEKVVLSSHKD from the coding sequence ATGTTTCTCGACAGTCTGATGGGGTTCTTCTCAACCGACGTGGCCATGGACCTGGGCACGGCGAATACCCTCGTTTACGTCCGGGGGCGTGGCATCGTCTTGAACGAGCCGTCGGTGGTGGCGGTGGACAAGGCCACCGGCCGGGTACTGGCGGTGGGGGCCGAGGCCAAGCTGATGCTGGGCCGCACCCCCGACGAGATCAACGCCGTGCGCCCGCTGAAGGACGGCGTGATCGCCGACTTCGAGCTGACCGAGGACCTGCTGCGCGAGTTCGTCCAGCGCGTCCAGAAGCACAAGTTCCTGGTGCGGCCGCGCATCATCATCTGCGTGCCCTCCGGCATCACTGAGGTCGAGAAGCGCGCGGTGCGCGATTCGGCCGAGCGCGCCGGCGCGCGCGACGTCCAGCTCGTGCCCGAGCCGATCGCGGCCGCGATCGGCGTGGGGCTCCCGGTGGATACGCCGACCGGCAACATGGTGGTGGACATCGGCGGCGGCACCACCGAAATCGCGGTCATCGCCCTGAACGGCATCGTCACCAAGACCTCGATCCGCGTCGGCGGCGACGAAATGGACGAGGCGATCGTCAACTACGCGAAGAAGGCCTACAACATGATGATCGGCGAGCAGACCGCCGAGCGCATCAAGATCGAGATCGGCTCGGCCTTCCCGCTCCCAGAAGAAATGGACATGGAGATCAAGGGCCGCGACCTGGTGCGCGGCATTCCGCGCACGCTGCGGGTCTCGAGCGTCGAGATTCGCGAGGCGCTGCAGGAGCCGGTCGGCGCGATCGTCAACGCGCTGCGCGAATGTCTCGAGCGAACCCCGCCCGAGCTGGCCGCCGACATCGTCGACCGCGGCATCTTCATGACCGGCGGCGGCGCGCTGCTGCGGGGGCTCGACCTGCTGATGCGCGAAGTCACCAACCTCAACATCCGGGTCGCCAACGATCCCCTCACCTGCGTGGTGCTGGGCGCCGGCAAGATCCTCGAAAACATGGACAGTTACGAGAAAGTGGTGCTGAGCAGCCACAAGGATTGA